From a region of the Paenibacillus lutimineralis genome:
- a CDS encoding ABC transporter permease, which produces MLQEAGFTTSLLFSETGGSMAVGLPLMQLDTITMASMLVRAALIVWEAVFISSFIIEEYRSKTINLLFTYPVSRTRLIIAKLLLICGIMLIFHMGSSIFQHFSIFLLSRQFEFITYSFENLFIHIITPLSTILLGLFPLFVGMVKKSTIATVISSLIIITIASNSQGSTAGLLSVPMLAVIFGMIGVIFSTIAIRKMITSDLYN; this is translated from the coding sequence TTGTTACAGGAGGCGGGTTTTACTACTTCCCTTTTATTTTCCGAGACTGGTGGATCTATGGCGGTGGGATTACCGCTAATGCAATTAGATACCATAACTATGGCATCTATGCTTGTAAGAGCTGCGCTTATTGTTTGGGAGGCTGTCTTTATATCCTCGTTTATTATAGAGGAATACCGCAGCAAAACAATCAACTTGCTGTTTACATATCCTGTTAGTCGGACTCGATTAATTATAGCTAAATTGCTTTTGATATGCGGAATTATGCTGATCTTCCATATGGGTTCAAGCATTTTCCAGCACTTCAGTATATTCCTTTTGAGTAGACAATTTGAATTTATCACTTATAGCTTTGAAAACCTGTTTATTCATATAATTACGCCCCTATCCACAATTCTTTTAGGACTTTTCCCACTGTTCGTAGGAATGGTGAAGAAATCAACTATTGCGACGGTTATATCATCCCTCATCATTATTACCATTGCTTCGAATTCTCAAGGGAGTACGGCGGGGTTACTATCTGTACCGATGCTTGCCGTTATCTTTGGCATGATCGGTGTGATATTTTCAACGATTGCAATCAGAAAAATGATTACATCTGATTTATATAATTAG
- a CDS encoding TetR/AcrR family transcriptional regulator: protein MAKGPKGFSETEKDELRTKLCLECERSWVLHGYKKTSIGELTAKIGISTGSFYLLYASKEDLFCDTLERVQNRLINGVRDIICHEGGKTGFIKTMKWQFEQYVSSPFLYDMGTPDFLSFLNKLPKDRLEKLKFDSTSFFYEVIELANLKLKVDKEKVYALTSTLMYTVTIKERLNYDHFEIFDFLLDSVVDRLFE from the coding sequence ATGGCAAAGGGGCCGAAAGGTTTTTCAGAAACAGAAAAGGACGAATTACGGACTAAGCTGTGTTTGGAATGTGAACGTAGTTGGGTTTTGCATGGCTACAAGAAAACAAGCATTGGTGAATTGACTGCAAAAATTGGAATATCCACGGGGTCGTTTTATTTGTTGTATGCGTCTAAAGAAGATTTGTTTTGTGACACTTTAGAACGGGTGCAAAACAGATTGATAAATGGAGTGCGGGATATTATTTGCCATGAGGGCGGCAAAACGGGGTTTATCAAAACTATGAAATGGCAATTTGAACAATATGTCAGTTCCCCGTTTTTATACGATATGGGCACACCTGACTTTCTGTCTTTTCTAAACAAATTGCCAAAAGACCGCTTAGAAAAACTGAAATTTGATAGCACATCATTTTTTTATGAAGTAATTGAACTTGCTAATCTCAAGCTAAAGGTTGACAAGGAAAAAGTATACGCATTAACAAGCACCTTAATGTATACGGTGACTATAAAAGAACGGTTAAACTACGACCATTTTGAAATATTTGATTTCCTGTTAGATAGTGTTGTAGACAGACTATTTGAGTAA
- a CDS encoding lytic polysaccharide monooxygenase, whose amino-acid sequence MFQTRLDSRFILRLMLIGGGLLLIFACMFAISKTVSAHGYINDPASRAIQCKNGLNTNCGSIVYEPQSLEGPKGFPNAGPPDGKIASAGLASFAPLDQQSATRWNKVNMTSGTNNFTWIFTARHATTSYRYFITKPDWNPNAPLTRDQFDLTPFCTINGNGQQPPATLTQTCNVPQREGYHVILGVWDIADTQNAWYIVIDAQFGPGDNIAPTAPTNLSVSNVGTTTATLTWGASTDNKAVMGYEVYNGVNVIATVPANQTSANLTNLLAGTTYNLAVKAFDGSGNRSPLSNSVQFTTTQLPVDVTPPTNPTGLHVMGTPTSTSVTLMWNASTDASGIAGYRIYNGNTVIATVTGTATEKEVTGLSPDSQYTITVRAYDPSNNESGDSNAVTVSTPKGPSATPWVSNTAYAVNTLVSYNGKVYKCIQAHTSLPGWEPANVPALWQLQP is encoded by the coding sequence ATGTTTCAAACCCGTTTAGATTCCCGCTTTATCCTGCGATTAATGCTGATTGGCGGCGGATTGCTGCTCATATTCGCTTGTATGTTCGCGATCTCGAAGACCGTATCAGCCCACGGATATATTAATGATCCGGCCAGCCGCGCGATCCAGTGTAAAAACGGATTGAATACCAACTGCGGCTCGATCGTCTATGAGCCTCAGAGCCTGGAGGGGCCGAAAGGTTTCCCTAATGCGGGACCACCTGACGGCAAAATCGCTAGCGCCGGCCTTGCCAGCTTCGCTCCGCTTGACCAGCAATCAGCTACGCGCTGGAACAAGGTGAACATGACGAGCGGCACCAACAACTTTACTTGGATTTTTACCGCTCGTCATGCCACGACAAGCTACCGTTATTTCATCACCAAGCCGGATTGGAATCCCAATGCACCGTTGACCCGCGACCAGTTTGATCTGACTCCGTTCTGCACGATTAACGGAAATGGCCAGCAGCCGCCGGCCACGTTAACCCAAACCTGCAACGTGCCGCAAAGAGAGGGTTACCATGTCATCCTCGGCGTGTGGGATATCGCGGATACCCAAAATGCCTGGTACATCGTCATTGATGCCCAATTCGGTCCTGGCGACAACATTGCACCTACGGCGCCGACTAATTTGTCCGTCAGCAATGTTGGCACAACGACAGCCACGCTGACTTGGGGGGCCTCGACGGACAACAAGGCCGTCATGGGTTATGAGGTGTACAACGGCGTCAATGTCATCGCAACTGTACCTGCCAATCAGACGAGCGCCAATCTCACCAATCTATTGGCAGGCACGACTTATAACCTAGCTGTGAAGGCGTTCGATGGTTCCGGCAATCGATCGCCGCTCAGCAATAGTGTCCAGTTTACGACTACGCAGCTTCCGGTTGACGTGACGCCGCCAACCAATCCGACCGGCCTGCATGTGATGGGCACCCCGACGTCGACGTCTGTCACGTTGATGTGGAATGCATCCACAGATGCTTCCGGCATCGCTGGCTACCGGATTTACAACGGCAACACGGTGATCGCTACCGTCACTGGAACGGCAACCGAGAAGGAGGTTACCGGATTGTCTCCGGATTCGCAATATACGATTACGGTCCGCGCTTACGACCCGTCGAACAACGAATCTGGTGACAGCAATGCCGTGACGGTGTCAACGCCTAAAGGTCCGAGTGCAACGCCATGGGTGTCAAATACCGCCTATGCGGTCAATACGCTCGTATCCTATAACGGCAAGGTGTACAAATGCATCCAGGCCCATACATCCTTGCCGGGTTGGGAGCCAGCCAACGTGCCTGCCCTCTGGCAGCTACAGCCGTAA